The Bacteroidota bacterium genome includes the window GTCCAAAGTTTGTCCCGCTTCTTGCATTGATATGGTAGCCTCGCAGCGGCACAATGGGGGTGGCCAGGATAAAGTCTGAAATATCTTCGATCGGGAAACCGTTGTCTTCATCAAATTCCCGGTTCACCCAGTTCTGCACGCCGGCTGTGTAAAACAGCTGCTGCGTGGGGCCGAGCGACGTGGCACCCGAGGCCCGCAAGGCAAGCGTATAGCGTCCACGCCCCAAATCAATGTAACGCCGTACATCGCCAAGCAGCGTGACGAACCGCACCTGCCCCTCCGAGAAACTGAAGGGGCTGCCGGCAATACTGAGCGCATACCGAGAGCCGCTCACCGGATACATAAAGCCCGGCGTGGTTACATCCCGCGTGAACGTAACTGACGGATAGAGCAGCGTACGCGTAATGGCCGGGTCGCTCGGCTCAATGATGTCGGCCTGGCTTACTCCTATCACAGACAGGTTGGCGTCAATACGACGAAATTTGTCCAACGGGTACGACACATTGTAGCGCAGGCCGTACTGCCGGTAGCGATAGATGGTATTGCGATTGTTATCCGGCAACAGGCGAGAAACATGGAAAGCAGACGTACTCCAATCCAGCCGGTTGGGCAGGTAGGCATACGACATCATGTAATCTGAATTGCGCAGGTCAATCAGCAGATTGGATGCCACGAGCACCTGGTGATCGCCCAGCATATCGCTGAACGTAATCTGGGTAATGCCCTGCACACCAAATAGGGCATCGTAGCCGGCAGCACCGTATACAAGATCAGGAGAGAAGCGGAGCTTGTACCGCTTGGGTTTGAAGCGACCCGACTCATCGATGTTATCTTCAATATCAAACGGATCGCGCAAGATCAGGAGGTCATCGGTAACGTCTTCAGGACGATCTGTAAATACGTAGTCGTCAAAATTGACATTCACGCTCCCGTACCGCGTACTGTCCCAGGAGGAGCGCGCAATCATCAACTCTTCCTCAGGCAATTCACTATCCGGGAGATCTGAAAGTGGTGTGGTAGAGAGCGGAGAGCGGTTGGCGAGCAGCATCAACCGATCTGCCATCAATGCGCCGCCGGCATCGGGTTGCCGCACGTAGGCAATGCCATCGGTAGCATCACGCAAGAAGGGGTTGTCGCGCTGCAGAGAGCGCGGTGCAAGTGTGATGGCCGGCGCCGGCAAAATGGTCTCCTGCATGACCCGCTGGGCCCACACATTTGGTGGCAATTCGTCGGTATCAATTTCCCGGCTGAACGGCGCGTTCATCAGGTAGATTAAGGTTTTGCCCTGCTCCATGCTTACAAGCGCAGCTTCACCCCCATCAGCAGACAGGTTCACTTGCTTGATCCCACTGAGCGAATTGGTGAGGGGTCGCACTAGTCCGGAAGTTAGCGACTTCTCGTACAGGTTAAAAATGCCATTCCGATCAGACAGGAAAAGCAGTTTGTCGGGATCACTGCCAAACCTTGCGCTCTGGTCGTCCCAAACGGTGTTGTAGGTGAGCCGGCGAGCCTCTGTGCTCTGATCCAGAGACAAAAGATAGACGTCATGCTGCCCATAGTCGTGCTCGACCATATTGAACGTAGCGGCCTGGTAAGCCCCGAGCGCTGTGTATGAACCCCTGTCGCTGTGAAAGACAATTGACTTGCCATCCGGACTCCAGCTCGGCTCATGGTCGCTAAACACATCGTTGGTGTAATTCACCGTCTCGTGCGACTCCAGGTCGAGTACAAACAAATCGCTCTGCATATCCATCGCCGCCTCAAACGCAATGCGGGAGCCATCCGGGCTCCAGGCCACCGAAATGATCTGGTCTACATCCGGGATCCGGTAATGGGTCGATGCTTCGCTATCAACATCTACAACAGCAATGGCATCTGAGGGACCACTCTTTACGGCAAGTGCAATCTGGGTACCATCAGGGCTCCACGACAAACCGGGGGTAAGAATACGCAAACTTTCATATTCGACGCTTGTCTGCCCGTCCACCAGTTTTTTAACCAATTTGCCTTCGTTGGTATCTACAATCAGCACGTCGAACAATCCATTGTTCGATGATACAAAAGCCATTCGGTCTCCCAGTGGAGAAAGGGCCGGACTGGTATTATAGAAGCCCCCGTTTTTCTCGGTGACAATTTTTCTTGAGAAGTAGGTGATATTTTCACGGGCACCCAACTCCGGGTAATAAATCTCTTTAAGCGTTTTCTGCCAGCGCTCAGATATCTCTTCGAGGCTGAGGCCTGTTGACCGTTTGAAGCTGGCTTCTACCGAATGCGTGATACGAAGTCGCTGCAAAATCTCCCCGATTTTCTCCTGGCCATATTGTTCAGCCACATAGTCCCACACACCCTGGCCGGCCTGGTAAGAAGCAAAACCGCTGATGTAGGGAATTGCCGGCACATCGTCGTGGATAATGGCGTCGCGCAACCAGTCGTCTGCATCCGAACTCCATCCTTCTGAAGCAAACTCTGCCAACCCTTCATTAAACCAATGCGGGATGCGGAGTGCAATGTTGTTCTGCAAGACCGACTGAAGCGTACCACCGTAATAAATGTCGTTAATGACTGCGTGGATCAGTTCGTGGTGCAGCGTCTGCCGGTACTGGCGGTAGTCGCCTACAAACGGGATGGCAATTCGGTTTTTGAAAGGCTCCGTAACCCCGGCAATGCCTTCCGAAAATACCGGAAGATTCACAGCGTTGGTCACGGCAAAATCGTTGTGACTCTGGTAAACAATAATCGGGATACGTTTGGAAATGCGGTGATCAAACAGGCGCTCCGCCTGGAGATACGCGTCTTCTGCAGCTTTGGCCGTGAAGTCAGCAAGGTGCTGGGCGCCCTCGTAGTAGTAAATGTCGAAGTGTTTTGATTGCAGGTAGGACCACTTGAGGTCGTCATACTGGACCTTGTTCTTCCCGAACCGGAAATACTGCGCAGACGCCGGCGCTGCTGTACAAAGCATCAGGCCGAGCAAGAGAAAAAAGGACGGTACCAGTTGTCTGCGCATAATCGACATCCAACTCAAAACGATGGAAGAAGGGATGTTAGGTTCTAGCCCGCGTACGGGGGCATGTTCCTGTGAGAAATGCAAGAGGACTATCATTGGCTGCTCGAAGAGATCCGGATTCTCCCCATCGTACGTGTTTAAAAGCAAGAACGTTACCCACAGATTATGCGATAAGCATAGCGCTGGTTTTTTAACTATTAATTTTTTAATATTTACAGGATCCAGTCACCCGCTTTATGCAAACGTCAGATGAAAATCCTGTTAGCCACGCTATTAGCCACAGTGTTCTTTATGCTCGGTTTCATTGCACAGGCCGTTGCGCAGCCCGCTGCATTAAAAACGGGCGACCTCGATCACATCAATTCCGAGGTCCTCGCTGAAACCCGACAGATTTACATCCATCTCCCAAACGGCTATCATGAGGGCAATGACAAGCAAGGTGTTGATGAGCGCAAGCAGTATCCCGTACTTCTTGTGCTAGATGCTGAATGGAATTTTCGCAAGGTTGTGGGTATCGTTGACAATCTTAGCGCCAGCGAACGCATCCCGCCCCACATCATCATAGGCATTCCCAATACGCTTCGCGCAGGCCGGCCGGCAAGAATCCAGGACCTTGCACCCTCAATGAACACAGCAGAAGATGGCGCAAGCAGCTTTCTGAGCTTTATCGCAGATGAACTAATCCCA containing:
- a CDS encoding BamA/TamA family outer membrane protein encodes the protein MIVLLHFSQEHAPVRGLEPNIPSSIVLSWMSIMRRQLVPSFFLLLGLMLCTAAPASAQYFRFGKNKVQYDDLKWSYLQSKHFDIYYYEGAQHLADFTAKAAEDAYLQAERLFDHRISKRIPIIVYQSHNDFAVTNAVNLPVFSEGIAGVTEPFKNRIAIPFVGDYRQYRQTLHHELIHAVINDIYYGGTLQSVLQNNIALRIPHWFNEGLAEFASEGWSSDADDWLRDAIIHDDVPAIPYISGFASYQAGQGVWDYVAEQYGQEKIGEILQRLRITHSVEASFKRSTGLSLEEISERWQKTLKEIYYPELGARENITYFSRKIVTEKNGGFYNTSPALSPLGDRMAFVSSNNGLFDVLIVDTNEGKLVKKLVDGQTSVEYESLRILTPGLSWSPDGTQIALAVKSGPSDAIAVVDVDSEASTHYRIPDVDQIISVAWSPDGSRIAFEAAMDMQSDLFVLDLESHETVNYTNDVFSDHEPSWSPDGKSIVFHSDRGSYTALGAYQAATFNMVEHDYGQHDVYLLSLDQSTEARRLTYNTVWDDQSARFGSDPDKLLFLSDRNGIFNLYEKSLTSGLVRPLTNSLSGIKQVNLSADGGEAALVSMEQGKTLIYLMNAPFSREIDTDELPPNVWAQRVMQETILPAPAITLAPRSLQRDNPFLRDATDGIAYVRQPDAGGALMADRLMLLANRSPLSTTPLSDLPDSELPEEELMIARSSWDSTRYGSVNVNFDDYVFTDRPEDVTDDLLILRDPFDIEDNIDESGRFKPKRYKLRFSPDLVYGAAGYDALFGVQGITQITFSDMLGDHQVLVASNLLIDLRNSDYMMSYAYLPNRLDWSTSAFHVSRLLPDNNRNTIYRYRQYGLRYNVSYPLDKFRRIDANLSVIGVSQADIIEPSDPAITRTLLYPSVTFTRDVTTPGFMYPVSGSRYALSIAGSPFSFSEGQVRFVTLLGDVRRYIDLGRGRYTLALRASGATSLGPTQQLFYTAGVQNWVNREFDEDNGFPIEDISDFILATPIVPLRGYHINARSGTNFGLLNAELRFPLVAALLPGPIPLLPFYNVEGSAFVDVGAVWGGRGLDNPLNFLRTDEEGDRVFDDMVASMGFGVRTILLGYPVRLDFAWPHNGQRFGKQRTYISFGFDF